A single genomic interval of Aureliella helgolandensis harbors:
- a CDS encoding response regulator transcription factor — translation MSEPAVFVIDDDENSRNVVVELVRAMQLPVSSFASAEDFLASYAGQRPACIVTDQRMPGMSGIDLIECLRKQDLTIPVVVVTAFADTQSTVRAVRGGAISLIEKPCNRESLWGGILEAIRLDQRNSIKDAEREDAKRKMESLTPAEAEVAEMLVEGLANKVVASRIDASLRTVEARRAATFKKLGVASIAGMVQVWLTANSDEP, via the coding sequence ATGTCAGAACCGGCTGTATTTGTGATTGACGACGACGAGAATTCTAGAAATGTGGTCGTGGAACTGGTACGTGCGATGCAATTGCCTGTATCTTCTTTTGCATCTGCCGAAGACTTTTTGGCGTCGTATGCGGGACAACGTCCTGCTTGCATCGTCACCGATCAGCGCATGCCAGGAATGAGCGGCATCGATCTCATTGAATGCCTCAGGAAGCAGGACTTAACGATTCCTGTAGTGGTGGTGACTGCCTTTGCAGACACGCAATCTACAGTTCGGGCGGTTCGCGGAGGTGCCATCAGCCTGATTGAAAAGCCCTGTAATCGTGAGAGTCTCTGGGGAGGAATCCTGGAGGCAATTCGCCTTGACCAACGCAATTCCATTAAAGACGCTGAGCGTGAAGATGCCAAACGCAAAATGGAATCACTGACCCCTGCGGAAGCGGAAGTTGCGGAAATGCTCGTCGAAGGCTTGGCGAATAAGGTTGTTGCATCGCGGATTGACGCCAGCTTGAGGACTGTGGAAGCTCGTCGTGCCGCCACTTTTAAGAAACTGGGGGTTGCTTCGATTGCAGGTATGGTTCAAGTTTGGCTAACAGCCAATTCAGATGAGCCCTGA